Proteins encoded together in one Mycobacterium simiae window:
- a CDS encoding polyprenyl synthetase family protein has translation MPTASPPSTSKPLDGTIFPTGPNTLEGYLALCKEACDREIQRLYGPADPGSHGLYDLILDYPLRGGKALRPALSIATCLGLGGHLEAILPTAATLELYHNAFLIHDDIEDESWWRRGKPTLHIDHGVPIAVNVGDAMLSLSLQPLLDNVERVGLGPALRILRAIAKMTRMTVDGQAIELEWVRSNTWRLDDADYLTMVELKTSWYTFITPLQAGAIAAGAGPERMPPLESLGRHLGAAFQITDDLLNLRADPEEYGKEIGGDLWEGKRTLMLLHTLRCAEPSDQQRVVRILAKRRPAPDDELGLAELLDRLATRGELSQSGRAEIKARLQGHHPSEPKSLSDIRWLYELMQGVGSLQHARDVAAEHARKAAAALAGLDWLPPSRHRDLLAALVDYVHGRTR, from the coding sequence ATGCCAACGGCCTCGCCGCCCTCCACGTCTAAACCCCTAGACGGCACAATCTTTCCGACGGGCCCCAATACGCTCGAGGGCTACCTCGCCCTGTGCAAGGAGGCGTGCGACCGGGAAATCCAGCGGCTGTACGGTCCCGCAGACCCCGGCTCGCACGGGCTCTACGACCTGATCCTGGACTATCCCCTGCGCGGCGGCAAGGCGCTGAGACCGGCCCTGAGCATCGCCACCTGCCTGGGACTCGGGGGCCATCTCGAGGCGATACTTCCGACCGCGGCCACACTCGAGCTGTATCACAACGCGTTTCTCATCCACGACGATATCGAGGACGAATCGTGGTGGCGGCGAGGTAAACCCACATTGCACATCGACCACGGCGTGCCGATCGCCGTCAACGTCGGCGACGCGATGTTGTCCCTGTCGCTACAGCCGTTATTGGACAACGTCGAACGAGTGGGGCTTGGGCCCGCGCTGCGCATCCTGCGCGCCATCGCCAAGATGACCCGAATGACCGTCGACGGCCAGGCGATCGAACTCGAGTGGGTCCGCTCCAACACCTGGCGCCTCGATGATGCGGACTACCTCACGATGGTGGAGCTCAAGACCAGCTGGTACACGTTCATCACGCCACTACAGGCCGGTGCGATCGCCGCCGGCGCCGGACCCGAGCGAATGCCCCCACTGGAGTCGCTCGGTCGGCACCTCGGAGCGGCCTTTCAGATCACCGACGATTTGCTGAACCTGCGCGCGGATCCTGAGGAGTACGGCAAGGAGATCGGCGGCGATCTCTGGGAGGGCAAGCGGACCCTGATGTTGCTGCACACGCTGCGATGCGCCGAACCGAGCGACCAGCAACGCGTGGTGCGGATTCTGGCCAAGCGGCGCCCGGCCCCCGACGATGAATTGGGCCTCGCCGAGCTACTCGACCGACTTGCGACCCGAGGCGAACTATCCCAGTCGGGTCGGGCCGAAATCAAGGCCCGGCTGCAGGGACACCATCCGTCGGAGCCGAAGAGCCTCAGCGACATTCGCTGGCTCTACGAATTGATGCAGGGCGTCGGTTCGTTGCAACACGCCCGGGACGTCGCCGCTGAGCATGCCCGGAAGGCGGCCGCCGCGCTGGCCGGCCTTGACTGGTTGCCGCCCAGCCGCCACCGGGACCTGCTGGCCGCCCTGGTCGACTATGTGCACGGACGGACCCGATGA
- a CDS encoding flavodoxin family protein, with amino-acid sequence MTKTLLIVHHTPSPHTQEMFEAVLAGATDPEIEGVQVIRRPALTVSPVEMLQADGYLLGTPANLGYISGALKHAFDCAYYQLLDTTRGRPFGVYLHGNEGTEGAERGLDAITTGLGWVKAAETVVVSGKPSKDDVEACWNLGATVAAQLME; translated from the coding sequence ATGACCAAGACGCTGCTGATCGTCCACCACACACCATCACCACACACCCAGGAGATGTTCGAGGCGGTGCTGGCGGGCGCCACCGACCCCGAAATCGAAGGCGTGCAGGTTATTCGGCGGCCGGCGTTGACGGTCTCACCGGTGGAGATGCTGCAGGCGGACGGTTACCTGTTGGGCACGCCGGCCAACCTCGGCTACATCTCCGGCGCACTCAAGCACGCATTCGACTGCGCGTACTACCAATTGCTCGACACGACACGCGGGCGCCCGTTCGGCGTCTACCTGCACGGCAACGAAGGCACCGAAGGTGCCGAACGGGGACTCGACGCCATCACGACGGGGCTGGGCTGGGTGAAAGCCGCGGAGACGGTGGTGGTTTCCGGCAAGCCGAGTAAGGACGACGTGGAAGCATGCTGGAACCTCGGGGCCACCGTCGCCGCTCAGCTGATGGAGTGA
- a CDS encoding tetratricopeptide repeat protein, with product MNKSLRTQLLIAFLCVAMLVYFVLLGRLAVVMIGAGRAPAVGLGLAILIMPVIGLWAMVATLRAGFDHQRLARLIAEDGMELDTSALPRRPSGRIPRDAADALFTTVRGEVEADPDDWRRWYRLARAYDYAGDRRRAREAMKTAVRLQGRP from the coding sequence ATGAACAAGTCACTGCGCACGCAATTGCTGATCGCGTTCCTGTGCGTGGCGATGCTGGTCTATTTCGTGCTGCTCGGCCGGCTGGCCGTCGTGATGATCGGTGCGGGGCGGGCGCCGGCCGTGGGTCTCGGGCTGGCGATTCTGATCATGCCGGTGATTGGACTGTGGGCCATGGTTGCCACGCTGCGGGCCGGATTCGATCATCAGCGATTGGCCCGGCTGATCGCCGAGGACGGGATGGAACTCGACACCAGCGCGCTGCCCCGACGGCCGTCGGGCCGCATCCCGCGTGACGCGGCCGATGCGCTGTTCACGACCGTGCGCGGCGAGGTCGAAGCCGACCCCGACGACTGGCGGCGGTGGTACCGGCTCGCCCGAGCCTACGACTACGCCGGTGATCGTCGCCGTGCCCGGGAAGCCATGAAGACCGCCGTGCGGTTGCAGGGACGCCCATGA
- the dapB gene encoding 4-hydroxy-tetrahydrodipicolinate reductase codes for MRVAVLGAKGKVGSAMVAGVRAADDLTLSAEVDAGDPMSLLTEASTEVVIDFTHPDVVMANLEFLIANGIHAVVGTTGFTAERLQQVEEWLAGSPATSVLIAPNFAIGAVLSMHFAKQAAPFFESAEVVELHHPHKADAPSGTATRTAKLIAESRKGLPPNPDATSTGLPGARGADVEGIPVHSVRLAGLVAHQEVLFGTEGETLTIRHDSLDRTSFVPGVLLAVRRVRERPGLTVGLEPLLNLQ; via the coding sequence ATGCGGGTAGCAGTACTGGGAGCCAAGGGCAAGGTCGGGTCGGCAATGGTGGCGGGTGTGCGCGCGGCCGATGACCTGACCTTGTCGGCCGAAGTGGATGCCGGCGATCCGATGAGTCTGCTCACCGAGGCCAGCACCGAGGTCGTCATCGACTTCACCCACCCCGATGTGGTGATGGCGAACCTAGAGTTCTTGATTGCCAACGGCATTCATGCGGTGGTCGGTACCACCGGCTTCACCGCCGAGCGGCTGCAGCAGGTCGAGGAGTGGCTGGCGGGCAGCCCTGCCACGTCGGTGTTGATCGCGCCCAACTTTGCGATCGGGGCGGTTTTGTCCATGCATTTCGCTAAGCAGGCCGCCCCGTTCTTCGAGTCCGCGGAGGTCGTCGAGCTGCACCATCCGCACAAGGCCGACGCCCCCTCGGGAACCGCCACCCGCACCGCGAAACTGATCGCCGAATCTCGAAAAGGCCTGCCGCCCAACCCCGATGCCACCAGCACCGGCCTGCCCGGTGCACGCGGGGCCGACGTCGAGGGCATCCCGGTGCATTCGGTGCGGCTGGCCGGGCTGGTCGCCCACCAGGAGGTGTTATTCGGCACCGAGGGCGAGACCCTGACCATCCGCCACGACAGCCTGGACCGCACGTCGTTTGTGCCCGGTGTGCTACTGGCGGTACGTCGCGTCCGGGAACGTCCCGGGCTGACCGTGGGGTTGGAGCCCCTGCTCAACCTGCAATGA
- a CDS encoding HNH endonuclease signature motif containing protein has protein sequence MHSIELPAEVADALDGLDMADAAVRGLNFDALGPAARLHVLGRMEASRRRQIAVSHDVIATLGPEEPAALGGPVAKVIADRLRISYAEARRRVREAAQLSKRLTLTGQELPPELPATADVWREGLLDAQHLRVIQAFARDLPDATPPATVTDAERFLAEQAVKLRPDQLERAAHRLALHINPDGKFSDSDRARQRGFTWCGQRRDGMSLGKLVASPELRANIDAWLGRFAAPGMCNPDDQSPCIGGEPSEESVGNDARTPAQRQHDALNALVRGQLGDPKLGQHNGLPVTVIVSATVQELAAAAGRAVTGGGTVLPIPDLIRLARHAYHYLAVFDEHQSRPLYLGRSRRVASPDQRVVLYAKDRGCTHPGCDVPGYWCEVHHVEEWAAGGSTDADALTFACRPHHKLAGLGWQTRKLANGRTEWIPPPELDVGARTNDYHHPERLAGGDQPC, from the coding sequence ATGCATTCGATTGAACTTCCGGCGGAGGTAGCCGATGCCTTGGACGGGCTGGACATGGCCGACGCCGCCGTCCGGGGCTTGAACTTCGATGCGTTGGGCCCCGCCGCCCGGCTGCATGTGCTGGGACGCATGGAGGCCTCGCGACGCCGGCAGATTGCGGTGAGCCACGACGTGATCGCAACTCTCGGCCCAGAGGAGCCCGCCGCACTCGGCGGACCGGTCGCCAAGGTGATCGCCGACCGGCTGCGCATCAGCTATGCCGAGGCTCGCCGACGCGTCAGAGAGGCCGCACAGCTCTCCAAGCGGCTGACTCTCACCGGCCAGGAGTTGCCACCGGAACTGCCGGCGACCGCCGATGTCTGGCGCGAGGGTCTCCTCGATGCTCAGCACCTGCGCGTGATCCAGGCATTCGCCCGCGACCTGCCCGACGCGACACCGCCAGCCACGGTGACCGACGCCGAGCGCTTCCTCGCCGAGCAGGCCGTCAAACTACGTCCGGACCAACTGGAGCGGGCCGCGCACCGACTCGCGTTGCACATCAATCCCGACGGCAAGTTCTCCGACTCCGACCGCGCGCGCCAGCGCGGGTTCACCTGGTGTGGTCAGCGCCGTGACGGGATGAGCCTCGGAAAGCTCGTCGCGTCCCCGGAACTGCGCGCCAATATCGACGCGTGGCTCGGGCGATTCGCCGCTCCCGGAATGTGTAACCCGGACGACCAATCCCCTTGTATCGGAGGCGAACCCAGCGAGGAGTCCGTCGGTAATGACGCGCGAACACCGGCCCAGCGTCAGCACGACGCACTCAACGCCCTGGTCCGGGGTCAGCTGGGTGACCCAAAGCTCGGCCAGCACAACGGTCTGCCGGTGACCGTCATCGTCTCTGCCACGGTGCAGGAGCTGGCGGCGGCCGCGGGACGGGCGGTGACCGGCGGCGGTACCGTGTTGCCGATTCCCGACCTGATCCGGTTGGCCCGCCACGCCTACCACTACTTAGCCGTATTCGACGAACATCAAAGCCGGCCACTATATCTCGGCCGGTCCCGTCGTGTCGCCTCACCCGACCAACGTGTCGTCCTCTACGCCAAGGATCGCGGCTGCACGCACCCTGGTTGCGACGTGCCGGGTTATTGGTGTGAAGTCCACCATGTCGAGGAATGGGCGGCGGGCGGTTCTACCGATGCCGATGCGCTGACGTTCGCCTGTCGGCCCCACCACAAGCTTGCCGGATTAGGTTGGCAGACGAGGAAACTCGCCAACGGCCGCACCGAGTGGATCCCGCCTCCGGAGCTCGACGTCGGCGCGCGTACCAACGACTACCATCACCCGGAACGTCTTGCCGGGGGCGACCAGCCATGCTAG
- a CDS encoding helix-turn-helix transcriptional regulator, with the protein MVDEDSRFSLTQRAGQLGPLTVLDLAFGTDTWIRCLDERPYYMVSLPVAGRIELIHRRTTLDVAPGHASLCLPEGELFVSRWAGRGRTIALRIDRSAIEDALSDAIGQQLTSQIAFKPSLTTTRGSVRSLVQMLLMLNHEIFKVDNALCQPLVAAPFVESLVYALLVAADHPYRDLLDAEVKHVAPHTIRTAVEIIEAEPHLPLRVSSLAQRTNVSARALQQGFQRHVGMSPMNYLRQVRLRRAHQDLLEADPSLKTVESIALRWGFTNAGRFAAVHAARYGENPAQTLRRSRYPRALTLEVDDTTKPTA; encoded by the coding sequence GTGGTCGACGAGGACAGCAGATTCTCACTGACCCAGCGTGCCGGGCAGCTCGGACCGCTGACCGTCCTCGACTTAGCATTCGGCACCGACACCTGGATCCGGTGTCTCGACGAACGTCCTTACTACATGGTCAGCCTTCCCGTCGCAGGTCGAATAGAGCTGATACACAGGAGAACAACGCTCGATGTTGCGCCCGGGCATGCCTCGTTGTGTCTGCCGGAAGGCGAACTCTTCGTCTCGCGGTGGGCCGGTCGCGGGCGAACTATTGCGCTTCGCATCGACCGCAGTGCCATCGAAGACGCTCTCAGCGATGCGATCGGGCAGCAGCTGACGTCACAGATTGCTTTCAAGCCTTCATTGACGACCACTCGAGGTTCGGTGCGCAGCCTGGTGCAGATGCTGTTGATGCTCAATCACGAAATTTTCAAGGTTGACAACGCGCTTTGCCAACCGCTTGTCGCCGCGCCGTTTGTCGAGAGTTTGGTGTACGCCTTGCTGGTGGCCGCCGATCATCCCTACCGGGATTTGCTTGACGCCGAGGTCAAACATGTCGCGCCCCATACGATACGGACCGCAGTGGAGATCATCGAGGCGGAGCCCCACCTGCCCTTGCGGGTGTCGTCGCTGGCGCAGCGCACCAACGTCAGCGCACGCGCTCTGCAGCAGGGCTTTCAGCGCCATGTCGGTATGTCGCCGATGAATTACCTGCGTCAGGTGCGGTTGCGACGCGCGCATCAGGATCTGCTGGAAGCCGACCCTTCGCTGAAAACGGTCGAATCGATCGCGTTGCGTTGGGGTTTCACCAATGCAGGGCGTTTCGCTGCCGTACATGCCGCTCGCTACGGCGAGAACCCGGCACAAACCCTCCGGCGTTCTCGCTACCCGCGCGCCCTGACGTTGGAAGTCGACGACACCACCAAACCGACCGCCTGA
- a CDS encoding TetR/AcrR family transcriptional regulator — translation MDSQVQKFTGKGIATRRRIIEGAAEEIRANGVVLTTLDNILARTRTSKSQLFHYFPGGREDLLLAVAQHEADFVLADHQPYLDELTSWAGWQRWRNAVVERCRVQARSRPNAILMSDLGRTSPDAQDVMAALIRQLRVQITAGIRSMQHQDKIDRRVDADRTAAALLAGIQGGAGILLTIGDATFLEAAIDGAINALRTAGK, via the coding sequence ATGGACTCGCAAGTCCAAAAATTCACTGGGAAGGGCATCGCCACGCGTCGCCGGATCATCGAGGGCGCAGCCGAGGAGATTCGTGCCAACGGTGTCGTGTTGACCACCCTCGACAACATCCTCGCCCGTACCCGAACGTCGAAGAGCCAGCTCTTCCATTACTTTCCGGGTGGCCGGGAGGACTTGTTGTTGGCAGTGGCTCAGCATGAAGCGGATTTCGTGCTGGCCGACCACCAGCCGTATCTGGACGAGCTGACCTCGTGGGCCGGGTGGCAACGGTGGCGTAACGCCGTTGTCGAGCGCTGCCGGGTCCAGGCACGAAGTCGCCCGAACGCGATCCTCATGTCCGATCTGGGCCGTACGTCGCCGGACGCGCAGGATGTCATGGCGGCACTGATCCGGCAACTGCGCGTCCAGATCACCGCGGGCATTCGAAGTATGCAGCACCAGGACAAGATCGATCGCCGCGTCGATGCCGACCGCACCGCGGCCGCTCTGTTGGCCGGCATTCAGGGCGGCGCCGGAATCCTGCTGACGATCGGCGACGCGACCTTCCTCGAAGCCGCCATCGACGGTGCGATCAACGCACTGCGAACGGCCGGTAAATAG
- a CDS encoding TetR family transcriptional regulator C-terminal domain-containing protein, which translates to MSDERPVPEPTDPRIWASLLEAAATVSQGRQAVTPALVRRWHDQIATAIRRLQRDGRAPDDIDADQSAAALLAGVQGGAEILLATGDRSYLEAAIDDAISMLRLTRD; encoded by the coding sequence ATGAGCGACGAGCGTCCGGTGCCCGAACCGACGGATCCGCGGATTTGGGCATCGTTGCTCGAGGCGGCGGCGACGGTGTCGCAGGGTAGGCAGGCCGTCACGCCGGCGCTGGTGCGGCGTTGGCACGATCAGATCGCCACGGCTATTCGCCGCTTACAGCGTGACGGCAGGGCACCCGACGACATCGACGCGGATCAAAGCGCGGCGGCGTTGCTGGCCGGCGTTCAGGGAGGAGCCGAAATACTGCTGGCCACCGGCGATCGGAGTTACCTGGAAGCCGCAATTGATGACGCCATCAGCATGCTCCGGCTCACTCGGGACTAG
- a CDS encoding NAD(P)H-dependent amine dehydrogenase family protein → MSTAPIRVFQVGSGNVGSEMIRRIAAQPDLDLIGVHCYSQEKVGKDTGEFAGLPANGVKFTGTIEEIIAAKPDVLTFHGVFPDEDLYVKVLEAGIDIVTTADWITGWHRDTNHPHPSGKLVTQLLAEACEKGGATFYGTGMNPGLNQILGVVCSADVAEIENVTTIESVDVSCHHSRDTWIEVGYGLPVDHPEIPGKLEKYTRVFADSVLMMADCFDLQLDEVKFSYELGACTKDVDLGWYTLPKGSLGGNYIKYQGMVNGVPRVETHLEWQMTPHTDPHWDIKGCYITQIKGDPCIYNKHMIFPKPGVDLSNPENFASIGMTVTGMPALAAIRSVVAAPPGLITSGDLPLRAFAGRFKK, encoded by the coding sequence ATGAGTACAGCACCGATTCGCGTCTTCCAGGTCGGAAGCGGCAACGTCGGCTCGGAGATGATCAGGCGGATCGCGGCCCAGCCCGATCTGGACTTAATTGGCGTGCACTGCTATTCGCAGGAGAAGGTAGGTAAGGACACCGGCGAGTTTGCCGGCTTACCGGCCAACGGGGTGAAGTTCACCGGGACCATCGAAGAGATCATCGCCGCGAAGCCCGATGTGCTGACCTTTCACGGCGTTTTTCCCGACGAAGACCTCTACGTCAAAGTGCTCGAGGCGGGAATCGACATCGTCACCACCGCCGACTGGATCACCGGATGGCACCGCGACACCAATCATCCGCACCCGTCCGGCAAACTGGTGACCCAACTCCTGGCCGAGGCGTGCGAGAAGGGCGGCGCAACCTTCTACGGCACCGGGATGAACCCGGGACTCAACCAAATCCTCGGCGTCGTATGCTCGGCCGACGTCGCCGAGATCGAAAACGTCACGACCATTGAGTCCGTCGATGTGTCGTGTCACCACTCCCGAGACACCTGGATCGAGGTGGGTTATGGCCTGCCGGTGGATCATCCGGAGATCCCGGGGAAACTGGAGAAATACACGCGGGTGTTCGCCGACAGCGTGCTGATGATGGCCGACTGCTTCGATCTTCAACTCGACGAGGTCAAGTTCAGCTACGAATTGGGCGCCTGTACGAAGGATGTCGACCTGGGCTGGTACACCTTGCCGAAGGGATCGCTGGGTGGCAACTACATCAAGTACCAAGGCATGGTGAACGGGGTACCGCGGGTCGAGACACACCTGGAATGGCAGATGACGCCGCACACCGATCCGCATTGGGACATCAAGGGTTGCTACATCACTCAGATCAAGGGTGACCCGTGCATCTACAACAAACACATGATTTTCCCTAAGCCCGGCGTGGACCTGTCCAACCCCGAGAACTTCGCCTCGATCGGCATGACCGTCACGGGTATGCCCGCGCTGGCGGCGATCAGGTCGGTCGTGGCCGCGCCGCCAGGCCTGATTACCAGCGGTGACCTTCCGCTGCGCGCGTTTGCGGGCCGATTCAAGAAGTAG
- a CDS encoding Rieske 2Fe-2S domain-containing protein: MAKPPLSMKPTGWFQVAWSDEIGVADVHKMKYFDQEMVAWRAESGQLTVMNAYCEHLGAHLGYGGKVVGEVLQCPFHGWQWSSEGRNVCIPYQDRPNRGRRIRTYPVVERNDSVYIWHDVERRAPFFDPPDVFAAFPDGSSADGYHPQQRLYRAGLELHPQYVLENGVDFAHFKFVHNTPIVPVFTRHDFAGPVSFVDFTITFEGDDGQKIEDVNSGVEAINGGLGIAVTKSWGMIDNRTISAVTPVDEFTSDVRFMVYIGRAPGKDPDRAERKAAEFGREVIRQFEQDIEIWQHQRYSDPPALATDEYAGFTAIRKWAKQFYPEAFISQEGLRQ; encoded by the coding sequence GTGGCTAAGCCGCCGTTGTCGATGAAACCGACCGGATGGTTCCAGGTCGCCTGGTCCGACGAGATCGGTGTCGCCGACGTCCACAAGATGAAGTATTTCGACCAGGAAATGGTCGCGTGGCGGGCGGAGTCCGGCCAACTCACCGTCATGAATGCCTACTGCGAGCATCTGGGGGCACATCTGGGATACGGCGGCAAGGTCGTCGGCGAGGTGTTGCAATGCCCATTTCACGGGTGGCAGTGGAGCAGTGAGGGACGCAATGTTTGTATCCCGTACCAGGACCGCCCCAACCGCGGCCGGCGGATACGCACCTATCCCGTGGTGGAGCGCAACGACTCGGTCTACATCTGGCACGACGTCGAGCGGCGGGCGCCGTTCTTCGATCCCCCGGACGTGTTCGCCGCCTTTCCCGACGGCAGCAGTGCGGACGGCTACCATCCGCAGCAACGGTTGTACCGCGCGGGGCTGGAATTGCATCCGCAGTACGTGCTCGAGAACGGGGTCGACTTCGCGCACTTCAAGTTCGTGCACAACACACCCATCGTTCCGGTATTCACCCGCCACGACTTCGCCGGCCCGGTGTCCTTCGTCGACTTCACCATCACCTTCGAGGGCGACGACGGTCAGAAGATAGAGGACGTCAACAGCGGTGTGGAGGCGATCAACGGCGGGCTGGGCATCGCCGTGACCAAGAGCTGGGGCATGATCGACAACCGCACAATTTCGGCGGTCACGCCGGTCGACGAGTTCACCTCCGACGTCCGGTTCATGGTCTACATCGGCCGGGCGCCGGGCAAAGACCCGGACCGCGCCGAACGCAAGGCGGCGGAGTTCGGGCGTGAGGTCATTCGGCAGTTCGAGCAGGACATCGAAATCTGGCAGCACCAGCGTTACTCCGACCCGCCCGCATTGGCGACCGACGAGTATGCGGGCTTCACCGCAATTCGCAAGTGGGCCAAGCAGTTTTATCCCGAGGCATTCATATCGCAGGAAGGCTTGAGGCAATGA
- a CDS encoding TetR/AcrR family transcriptional regulator: protein MLEAALRSLASGEPGSVSANRIAKEIGATWGAVQYQFGDTDGFWAAVLHRTAERRQGTFSALSTPVSPDTPLRERVSGIIETLYRGLASADSRAIENLRAALPRNPDELERLYPRTAAELFSWGKSWLETCQNAFAGLDVDPDRVREVAALIPGAMRGLVSERQLGSYVDLDVARRGLVNALVTYLEQSPRR from the coding sequence ATGCTCGAGGCCGCATTGCGATCGCTCGCCTCGGGCGAACCGGGATCGGTGTCGGCCAACCGCATCGCCAAGGAGATCGGCGCCACGTGGGGCGCGGTGCAGTACCAGTTCGGCGACACCGACGGTTTCTGGGCCGCGGTGCTGCATCGCACCGCCGAGCGGCGTCAAGGCACATTCTCGGCGCTGTCGACTCCGGTGTCTCCCGACACCCCGCTGCGTGAGCGCGTCAGCGGCATCATCGAGACGCTCTACCGCGGCCTGGCATCGGCGGATTCTCGCGCGATCGAAAATCTGCGTGCGGCCCTGCCGCGCAACCCCGACGAGCTCGAGCGGCTGTACCCGCGCACCGCCGCCGAGTTGTTTTCCTGGGGCAAGAGCTGGCTGGAAACCTGCCAGAACGCCTTCGCCGGTCTCGATGTCGATCCGGATCGGGTGCGCGAGGTGGCGGCGCTCATTCCTGGCGCGATGCGCGGCCTGGTCTCAGAGCGCCAACTGGGTTCTTACGTCGATCTGGATGTGGCCCGCCGCGGCTTGGTCAACGCCCTGGTCACCTACCTCGAGCAGTCGCCGCGGCGTTAA
- a CDS encoding PDR/VanB family oxidoreductase, translating to MTVRESLWDSRPVDLYGRRAHDRLGSVLCGVRKVFDGFNSVSRWEPSRIAPVRRTRSAVVARREFVAPDVVALTLADPDGGLLPSWTPGGHIDVVLPSGRRRQYSLCGPPERRTDYRIAIRRIADGGGGSIEMHDGFRVGDRLAFEGPRNAFYLGTAEREVLFVIGGIGVTPILPMMQVAQRRGIDWRAVYAGRSRKYMPLLDEVLSVAPQRVRVWADDEHGRCAAVDELLAGAGPATAVYVCGPSGMLEAVRTARNEHANAPLHYERFSPPPVDGAPFELELARSQCVLQVPANRSALDVMRDHDSSTPYSCQQGFCGTCKVKVLAGQVDHRGRMAVDGDEMLVCVSRAERGRLVIDA from the coding sequence CTGACTGTGCGGGAAAGCCTTTGGGACAGCAGGCCCGTCGACCTCTATGGGCGTCGCGCCCACGACAGGCTGGGCTCGGTGTTGTGCGGCGTCCGTAAGGTGTTCGACGGATTCAACTCCGTGTCACGATGGGAGCCGTCCCGAATCGCTCCGGTGCGGCGCACCCGGTCCGCAGTCGTCGCCAGACGGGAATTCGTCGCGCCCGACGTGGTCGCCCTGACACTGGCCGACCCGGACGGTGGGCTATTGCCGTCCTGGACGCCCGGCGGGCATATCGACGTGGTGCTGCCCTCCGGGCGGCGACGGCAATATTCGTTGTGCGGTCCGCCCGAGCGGCGCACCGACTACCGAATCGCCATCCGCCGGATCGCCGACGGCGGCGGCGGTTCGATCGAAATGCATGATGGGTTCCGGGTGGGCGACCGACTGGCGTTCGAAGGTCCGCGCAACGCGTTCTATCTCGGCACGGCGGAGCGCGAGGTGCTGTTCGTGATCGGCGGCATCGGCGTCACGCCGATCCTGCCGATGATGCAGGTAGCCCAGCGACGGGGAATCGATTGGCGCGCAGTCTATGCCGGGCGCAGCCGGAAGTACATGCCGTTGCTGGACGAGGTGTTGTCGGTGGCCCCGCAGCGGGTGCGAGTGTGGGCCGACGACGAACACGGCCGGTGCGCCGCGGTCGACGAGCTCTTGGCCGGCGCCGGGCCGGCGACGGCCGTTTATGTGTGCGGCCCGTCCGGCATGCTCGAGGCGGTACGGACTGCCCGTAACGAACACGCCAACGCGCCGCTGCATTACGAGCGGTTCAGCCCGCCGCCCGTTGACGGGGCGCCCTTCGAACTCGAGCTGGCGCGGTCGCAATGTGTGCTACAGGTACCCGCCAACCGCTCCGCGCTGGACGTGATGCGTGACCACGATTCGAGCACCCCGTACTCTTGCCAGCAGGGCTTCTGCGGGACATGCAAGGTGAAAGTGCTTGCCGGACAAGTCGATCACCGCGGCCGAATGGCAGTCGATGGCGACGAAATGCTGGTGTGCGTGTCGCGGGCCGAACGCGGCCGGCTCGTCATCGACGCCTGA